CTTCTTCTTCCTTCATCGAGATGGATCCAAGATTGCCTCCTTCTAGAAGATTTTTCATCAACAAAGCCCATGAAAGCAGCTTCAAATTCGATACCTATGTCTCTTTCGCCGACGATGATCACTCTTTAGTTCACGCCGACGAGATTTTCCGTGACGGCTACGTAATGCCTTATCTATCAAAAGCCACGTCAGTAACTACCGAGAAAGACTATGAGCCGTTGGACACGAAAACAGAGAAGAAGAAGATGGAGACACGTGACATTCAAAGCAAGTCTCCTTGTAGAAAGTTGAGGAGAGTGTCAAAGTGCGTTTTGTTAAGGTATCTTGATTTTTTGACGCCATTGTGTAAAAGATTAAGGAGATGTAGATCCGCTGGATCATCCGGAGGTACCGGTTTCGACGCTAGGATCACGACGTTGTCTAGAAGCAGAGTTTATTCTGAGGAAACGACGTCGTCTCCAAGAGTAAGTGTTGCAGATGATTGTTATTGGAGAAGGTCTTGTGACTCAGAGAGCTCCATTTACGAAGCCGTTCTTCATTGCAAGAAATCTTTCGGTAAGTTACTAACTTACAATAAATATCAATATTTGTAATTATGTAATTTTTGATTATTTATTAATTTTATTTTTTTTGTTAATTTTAACAGAGAAATAAGAGTGAAGAATCCATTGAGAAGGAGCAGGTAGAAGTAGAGGTGGAGAATATTAAGATTGAGAAGAATAAGCAAATTGCAGTAACACGTTACACATGGAGTGGGAGAGAGAGCAACTTGTGATGTGTCTTTTTGTTGTTTCTCTCTCTTGAATTAAAGAGATTGATGTGGTGATCCATGTGAATGTGTCAATCTGATGTGGATCAAGAATGTCTTTTTTTACATGAGTGGGCACATATATAGATAGCCATATAGGTTATATGGGCAGCTAGCAGAATCAAGAAAATATTTTCAGATTTTCTTGGCTGTTTTTCTACATATATGTAAGTTAAATAGATTCTTTTTATATATGTAATCCTATGTGCCTACCCATGTTTTACTTTCTGGTCCAATTGTGTTTGAATATTCTTACTTTTTATGTAAATTTTGTCTTTTCTTGTCTCTGAGGTCATATGGTATGTCATCATATATTTGCATGATTGAACTCCTTTTCTTATAATAATTGTAACTCAAATCAATTAAAATTAAGCAAAGAGATGAAAAAGAGGGAATTCCAAAAACATGTCCAAAACTTTATATTTATAATATCTTGACAAAAGATAGTCCCATGGTTCTAATGGTTGAGGCCGGTGATCGATTTTTCCAAGCATAATTTATAATTTTCTTATTATAAAATCAAGACCAGGTATGTATGTTCCAAATATTAGTTTTGATTTCGGAATCAATTTTCGAAATTATAAATGTTTTTGTTAAAATATATAAATAAGTAGGTGGATTTCGTGATCTATATATTCTTTTGTTTTGTATGATTGTGTTTGTCATTTATATGAACCTTTTAGCATTTTCTGTAGGATTAGTTAAAATACTGGAAAATCTACAATCTATCACATGTTTAAACATACCAAATGGTAATACATACATATCCAAACATAATTGAGAATCTTTGAAAATCCATAACAGGATATTTAAGATCTAAATACTTTTTTTAATCAGAAAATATGGCGACTAGCTAATTATCCAAAACTGAAAGAAGCTTGGTGTTTAGAACATCTATATCGCCGAGGTAGTGTAAGCTTAGTATCTAATAAACTTAATAATATTAACATTTTAATAATAAAATGTTTACTTAATTCTAATATTTTCTTACCAATTAAACCACTTACAGACTTTATTTTGTTTCCCTTTCCTTTTCAGAATTTAAGTAAATAATTAATTAAAACCATCTCAAATACTTCTTGTATACTAATATTTTTTTACAAAATTAAACAATCTCCAATCCCTCTTTTATGCAAAATATTACAAGAATCAGAAGTACATCAAGGTCGATCAGCTTGTAAAAGTATATATAGTTCATTCCCATTATAATAAAATCTACCCCAACTCATTTTATTTGTTTTTCTACAGTAAAAATATTATTTTCTGTATTTAAAATAAGAAATATATGCGTTTATATTAGAGAAAAATAAAAATACTATATATATATATCAAAATAAATTCACATACAGTATAAAATTATATATTTTATTTATTAATAAAAATAATGTGGACTCTTTCGATTATTGTTGGCTATCAACTCTAATCTTTTTCAAAATATTTATATGATGCCATTTTTAGTTTATGTTAAAAACGCGAAACATCATTTTCGGAGGGGGGGGGAGTCAAAATTGAAACACCATTTTAATATTTTTTAAACTTCATTTGAAATTTTAAAATTTTAAAATTTAGAATGTATATTGTTGCCTTTCACTTAAATTTACAGATATTTAATAATATAATAATATTTAAATTTATCAGTGGAAATTCTGAAGCAAAATCAAAACACCATTTTATTTGGTTGAAAATATCATTTTGAAAGTTTAGAAATATTTGAATATAGTTAAACTGATCAGTGGAAATTTTGAAGCAAAATCGAAACACCATTTTTTAATTAAAATCATCATTTTGAAATTTTTTAAAATAAATTTAGTTATGATCAGTGGAAATTTGAAGCAAAAATCTGTCATATCAGAAAATCTACGATTAATAGATAGGGAGAAAAAGCTTGGGAAGCAAAATAACCTTTGTATTATAGATAATAGATCAAAAGTTAATTAATTCTGTTAATCACATTGAATTATCTTTAAATTATGAGTACTATCCTATAATATCTATCGCATTTTAACCCGAGCGGCATAAATGTTGTCTATAATTGGAAGGGAACAAGCCTATGGTTTTTGATGCTGCTATAGACGTAAGAAAGGGCCTTAAGGACCGATTTAAAGTAATTCTCTTTTATAAAACAAAATTACTGCCCATGTTTTTTGGGGAAACTTTGTTGCAGAAGATTGGCCATGCATAGATAAATGTATTAAAAACTTATAGACCCTATACCATTAGAGACAAGAAAGATTCGAAACTAAAATATTTATGTAAACACACATATTTTAATGCTTGAAACTATTGTGGCAAAGGGCATATTCACCCAAAAAAACAGGCAAAACGATTTGCCTAAGCATCATTTTTCTTACTTTCTTATCTTCAAATTGATAGGTCCTAGAAGATTTGGGAGTACATGCACAGATAGACTCGATTGGTTACACTGCATCTGGATCCAAATGTTACAACCAAAATACAGTGAAAAACACAAAGCATTTACATATTTAATTGAATTTGATCGATATATCTCTTTCAAATAAACCACATAGGTCTCACTGCCAATAACATCCAGAATCCTTTAAACATCGCAATTTTTCTCTCTAGAGTCTCTCCCCTCAGCTTCCACGAACCCTAAATCAGCCGCTGCATCATTTTCCTCTGGTGACCGGTAGCTCTCTTGCTCCGGTCGCCACCCCAGTCCGTCATGCGTTCTAGCCTTCTTCCTTAGCCTCTTTGTCCTACCCTTCTCCTTCTTGTGTGGTGTTGCTGGATTTCCACTGGAATCTTGGTGGATCTAGTCGAGTGTCGCATGAGTATGTGATCTCTCTGGAGCACCAACGAGGAGAGGAGTTCTCAGGGAGCTTAAGGAGCCTTCGATCTTTGGTTTCTGCTTTCAATCGGAGCAGATTTGGGTCAGATCTGATCTTGCCTTCTCCGGAAAAGATGGTGAAGCGTCGCTGCCTCCGCCTCTGCTCTCGTCGTCGGCCTGTACCCGTACGTCTAGCAGGACTCGTTTTTCAAGGTCTCGTCAGAGCTTCTACACTCCGCTTTGGAGTAACAAAGCTTTCTCTACTCGGTTCGGTCGCTTGTTTTTAAAGGAGTTCTACATCTCCTTCAGTACTTCATTCCCCTGCTCCCAAGCTCCGGCAGATAACTTTTTCGTTCACTTGCTGTCTCCGCCGCATCCTTTGTGTCGTGTAGCCGGATGGGGATCTTTATTTACCGGCTGCGCTTGACCGTAACTTGTACTTTCACTTTCAGCGGTGTTGTTCAGGTCTACATTTTCGTCGTCTGCTGCGTTAACTTGGGCTCGTTTGTCAGCTTCTTCCTCCTCTAGTGGAGCTCCGGAGCGGAAGCCAGCCGCCTCTGTCGATGCCTGCTTGAGCCACTTCGGTGATGCTTGACTGAACTTGCCTCTAGCTATTCTCTTGATGGTCTGGTTACTCTGATAGTCAAGAAGCGTTTGGGTGAGGAGTTTAATTTGATGTCTCTTGTCCTATAATGTTTATTAACTTCAAAGTTCACCATTGTTGGCAAGCTTTGAGTTAATCTATTTGTGTCTTGAGGATTTTTTTAACTTTTTGCGGCCTCTAAGATTCAGAATGGCTCTCAAGGAGAATCTGGTTGCGATTAAATTTGTAATCAACCTTCATTTTGATTAATGACATTTACAATTTAGCAAAAAAAATAATAAACCACATAAAAATAAACAAATACAGAATTTATCACGTTCATACCCAAAAAACACTCACTTCATAGCACCACGTACTACCAAAAATTTGATGTAAGCTCACTCACGTATTATATGATGAACTCCAAGTGTGACTTGAAAGAACCAAATAACTTTTTGTTACAATCATATTACTTACTATCAAGATTTAAAGGACTTCTCAACCCAATATCCATAGCTCTAATGGCCGACCAAACGGACAACCAATTGGACATTCGATCTATTTTTCTTAATTTTTATACATATTCGTACCGAAGTAGACCAAGTGGTGACAAATTTCTTTTGTTGAACCCCACCAATTAATATTTATCATACTCTTCGCCATTTTTGATGTTTCGGGTCATTTCACATTTGCTTATTTCGTATATTATAAAAGAAAGCAAAACTGTAAACAAACTTGGGAACAAAATTCAAACTGATATTGTTTTGTTTTAAAAAACATTTCTATTAATTTGCTTGATTCTTATAATAGTGGTGACATTTAGAACCATAATAATTTGTTCGAACACTGTATAACTATATATACTTACAAAGGACCACAAAGATATTTTTCTCTTCAATTTAAACCATTCCATAGTGGAGACAAATTCAAAATCAAGATATCCGTAACATCATGCACCTAGGAACTGTTATCCCGAATTATATCTGACAAAAATGCAAATAGAGGAAAGTTAGGCAACAAAACTGAAGCTTCGTGAGGATTAGCCGAAAATATTTGAATAGTGTCACAAACGAAAACTTTTTTTAAATGAGGAAAATAAAATTGAGTAAACGATGAGGAAGAAACTATAATCTCACGTGCTAGTGAGACAAAACAAGGAGACATGGACAAGATATGTTCCGAGAAGATCCAAAGCATTCCTCGTGACACTGTTCCCATCTCCTATCTTTATTTCGTTTTCATGTTCTTCTTATCTCATCTTCTTCTTCTTCGGGGACCAAAAACACTTCAACATATATAAGGTCATTTCTCTTTCGTCATAATTTGTTGAGAGCGATATACTAGATTGATTGTATTTAAGTTTTCGCTATCTGTCCTCAATATGTAACGCTCGATATGCTCAAACCAGAAAAATATGTAGATTTTCTTTAACACTAGCAATGGATATTGCTAGTGTACAAGATATTGAACAATGTCGAATGTTATTGGAGTAACTCTTGAGATTGGTCTAGCAAGAGAATCAAACATGATGACCTAGACACTAGCTAGGGCGATAACTGTTGACCAAAAAAAAAAAAGCTAGGGCGATAATTAACTCGTTGATGAATGTGAAATAAAAATTAGAAAAAAAAATTAGTTTCATAGGAAAGAAAGAGTTTAGTATTTTTAGCATACATTGGACCCGGGTCGACAGATACCAGATTAGTCGTATGATGGAAAGCTAAACACTTGATTGGTAGATCAATCCTAGTTACTCGTTTTATTTTCCACTAGTTTTTAACTGGGAGTAGCTATGACAAAAAAGATCCGAAAACGTCAAAAATCTTCCTTAGTGTAATGCTTAGTTAGGTTGCATTCGTGTCTTAGTCGAAGTTAGACTATTTACATTATTGCACGTAATGTATTTTTTGCCTATCAGTCTTTGCCAACATGCATATTTTCTCTACACCGTTACTAAATTTTACGTTGTATGTATTTGTAAAATAATAAATCATACGAAAACACTAGTTGTATTTGTATGAGCAGGAACATCACAGCTAATCAAGTCCAGGAATACAATAATAAATATTTGTCTCAGACCAACATTTTTTCTTGTAAAATTAAATCAGACAGAAAGTAGCATCTACAACACTAGCCATTCGTCGTTCGAATCATTAAGTAAAATGACTCTTCATACAGTATATAGTTAAGTAAATAAACTGTCAGAAGATTTTCTTAAATAGGATCTTATAAATTATAAAACTGGTCTATAAATTATAGTCAATAAATGAATACTATAGTCGCCAAGAATACATCTGATAATGTTTTCAAAAAAGAAAGAAAAGGGTACATCTGATAAAGGTTGGCCGACGTTGAACTCGAGACTACAAGTCTACAGTAACCTAATTTTAACATATCTATGGACAGAACAATTAAACAAAAACAATCAGTTTGAGAAGGAACAAAATGTATGTGTTGTTATAATTATGCCGATAAATCCCAACAAGAAAACATTGGAACTAGCTAGATCATCATCATTCATCACGTCAATTTACTTGAAAGTTAATTAATTGCTAACCAAAAGAAAATTGTTTACTTTGTCAAACATGAAATGCGTAAATATTTACTTAAAATGCTGCAAGGGTTATGTTGCTTACTGGTCAAGTCGTGTTTACTAACTCAAATTTGGCCGAAAAGATTGATTATACTCAAATAATAGGCCAACAAAAACCATTATCTTAATCCGTGCCTTTTTTATGTTAGGAGTTTTCAAGGCTCCTAAGACAAATGTTGTAGTATAGTGATTGTCGAACCAGTTCTGAGGGATATCAAAGCACTGAGAATGCAAGTACTCACTTAATCTAAGTGCAACCAATGATTTAGATGAGTTTTAAGCTATGACTAAAACTAGAAAGCAATAACANNNNNNNNNNNNNNNNNNNNNNNNNNNNNNNNNNNNNNNNNNNNNNNNNNNNNNNNNNNNNNNNNNNNNNNNNNNNNNNNNNNNNNNNNNNNNNNNNNNNNNNNNNNNNNNNNNNNNNNNNNNNNNNNNNNNNNNNNNNNNNNNNNNNNNNNNNNNNNNNNNNNNNNNNNNNNNNNNNNNNNNNNNNNNNNNNNNNNNNNNNNNNNNNNNNNNNNNNNNNNNNNNNNNNNNNNNNNNNNNNNNNNNNNNNNNNNNNNNNNNNNNNNNNNNNNNNNNNNNNNNNNNNNNNNNNNNNNNNNNNNNNNNNNNNNNNNNNNNNNNNNNNNNNNNNNNNNNNNNNNNNNNNNNNNNNNNNNNNNNNNNNNNNNNNNNNNNNNNNNNNNNNNNNNNNNNNNNNNNNNNNNNNNNNNNNNNNNNNNNNNNNNNNNNNNNNNNNNNNNNNNNNNNNNNNNNNNNNNNNNNNNNNNNNNNNNNNNNNNNNNNNNNNNNNNNNNNNNNNNNNNNNNNNNNNNNNNNNNNNNNNNNNNNNNNNNNNNNNNNNNNNNNNNNNNNNNNNNNNNNNNNNNNNNNNNNNNNNNNNNNNNNNNNNNNNNNNNNNNNNNNNNNNNNNNNNNNNNNNNNNNNNNNNNNNNNNNNNNNNNNNNNNNNNNNNNNNNNNNNNNNNNNNNNNNNNNNNNNNNNNNNNNNNNNNNNNNNNNNNNNNNNNNNNNNNNNNNNNNNNNNNNNNNNNNNNNNNNNNNNNNNNNNNNNNNNNNNNNNNNNNNNNNNNNNNNNNNNNNNNNNNNNNNNNNNNNNNNNNNNNNNNNNNNNNNNNNNNNNNNNNNNNNNNNNNNNNNNNNNNNNNNNNNNNNNNNNNNNNNNNNNNNNNNNNNNNNNNNNNNNNNNNNNNNNNNNNNNNNNNNNNNNNNNNNNNNNNNNNNNNNNNNNNNNNNNNNNNNNNNNNNNNNNNNNNNNNNNNNNNNNNNNNNNNNNNNNNNNNNNNNNNNNNNNNNNNNNNNNNNNNNNNNNNNNNNNNNNNNNNNNNNNNNNNNNNNNNNNNNNNNNNNNNNNNNNNNNNNNNNNNNNNNNNNNNNNNNNNNNNNNNNNNNNNNNNNNNNNNNNNNNNNNNNNNNNNNNNNNNNNNNNNNNNNNNNNNNNNNNNNNNNNNNNNNNNNNNNNNNNNNNNNNNNNNNNNNNNNNNNNNNNNNNNNNNNNNNNNNNNNNNNNNNNNNNNNNNNNNNNNNNNNNNNNNNNNNNNNNNNNNNNNNNNNNNNNNNNNNNNNNNNNNNNNNNNNNNNNNNNNNNNNNNNNNNNNNNNNNNNNNNNNNNNNNNNNNNNNNNNNNNNNNNNNNNNNNNNNNNNNNNNNNNNNNNNNNNNNNNNNNNNNNNNNNNNNNNNNNNNNNNNNNNNNNNNNNNNNNNNNNNNNNNNNNNNNNNNNNNNNNNNNNNNNNNNNNNNNNNNNNNNNNNNNNNNNNNNNNNNNNNNNNNNNNNNNNNNNNNNNNNNNNNNNNNNNNNNNNNNNNNNNNNNNNNNNNNNNNNNNNNNNNNNNNNNNNNNNNNNNNNNNNNNNNNNNNNNNNNNNNNNNNNNNNNNNNNNNNNNNNNNNNNNNNNNNNNNNNNNNNNNNNNNNNNNNNNNNNNNNNNNNNNNNNNNNNNNNNNNNNNNNNNNNNNNNNNNNNNNNNNNNNNNNNNNNNNNNNNNNNNNNNNNNNNNNNNNNNNNNNNNNNNNNNNNNNNNNNNNNNNNNNNNNNNNNNNNNNNNNNNNNNNNNNNNNNNNNNNNNNNNNNNNNNNNNNNNNNNNNNNNNNNNNNNNNNNNNNNNNNNNNNNNNNNNNNNNNNNNNNNNNNNNNNNNNNNNNNNNNNNNNNNNNNNNNNNNNNNNNNNNNNNNNNNNNNNNNNNNNNNNNNNNNNNNNNNNNNNNNNNNNNNNNNNNNNNNNNNNNNNNNNNNNNNNNNNNNNNNNNNNNNNNNNNNNNNNNNNNNNNNNNNNNNNNNNNNNNNNNNNNNNNNNNNNNNNNNNNNNNNNNNNNNNNNNNNNNNNNNNNNNNNNNNNNNNNNNNNNNNNNNNNNNNNNNNNNNNNNNNNNNNNNNNNNNNNNNNNNNNNNNNNNNNNNNNNNNNNNNNNNNNNNNNNNNNNNNNNNNNNNNNNNNNNNNNNNNNNNNNNNNNNNNNNNNNNNNNNNNNNNNNNNNNNNNNNNNNNNNNNNNNNNNNNNNNNNNNNNNNNNNNNNNNNNNNNNNNNNNNNNNNNNNNNNNNNNNNNNNNNNNNNNNNNNNNNNNNNNNNNNNNNNNNNNNNNNNNNNNNNNNNNNNNNNNNNNNNNNNNNNNNNNNNNNNNNNNNNNNNNNNNNNNNNNNNNNNNNNNNNNNNNNNNNNNNNNNNNNNNNNNNNNNNNNNNNNNNNNNNNNNNNNNNNNNNNNNNNNNNNNNNNNNNNNNNNNNNNNNNNNNNNNNNNNNNNNNNNNNNNNNNNNNNNNNNNNNNNNNNNNNNNNNNNNNNNNNNNNNNNNNNNNNNNNNNNNNNNNNNNNNNNNNNNNNNNNNNNNNNNNNNNNNNNNNNNNNNNNNNNNNNNNNNNNNNNNNNNNNNNNNNNNNNNNNNNNNNNNNNNNNNNNNNNNNNNNNNNNNNNNNNNNNNNNNNNNNNNNNNNNNNNNNNNNNNNNNNNNNNNNNNNNNNNNNNNNNNNNNNNNNNNNNNNNNNNNNNNNNNNNNNNNNNNNNNNNNNNNNNNNNNNNNNNNNNNNNNNNNNNNNNNNNNNNNNNNNNNNNNNNNNNNNNNNNNNNNNNNNNNNNNNNNNNNNNNNNNNNNNNNNNNNNNNNNNNNNNNNNNNNNNNNNNNNNNNNNNNNNNNNNNNNNNNNNNNNNNNNNNNNNNNNNNNNNNNNNNNNNNNNNNNNNNNNNNNNNNNNNNNNNNNNNNNNNNNNNNNNNNNNNNNNNNNNNNNNNNNNNNNNNNNNNNNNNNNNNNNNNNNNNNNNNNNNNNNNNNNNNNNNNNNNNNNNNNNNNNNNNNNNNNNNNNNNNNNNNNNNNNNNNNNNNNNNNNNNNNNNNNNNNNNNNNNNNNNNNNNNNNNNNNNNNNNNNNNNNNNNNNNNNNNNNNNNNNNNNNNNNNNNNNNNNNNNNNNNNNNNNNNNNNNNNNNNNNNNNNNNNNNNNNNNNNNNNNNNNNNNNNNNNNNNNNNNNNNNNNNNNNNNNNNNNNNNNNNNNNNNNNNNNNNNNNNNNNNNNNNNNNNNNNNNNNNNNNNNNNNNNNNNNNNNNNNNNNNNNNNNNNNNNNNNNNNNNNNNNNNNNNNNNNNNNNNNNNNNNNNNNNNNNNNNNNNNNNNNNNNNNNNNNNNNNNNNNNNNNNNNNNNNNNNNNNNNNNNNNNNNNNNNNNNNNNNNNNNNNNNNNNNNNNNNNNNNNNNNNNNNNNNNNNNNNNNNNNNNNNNNNNNNNNNNNNNNNNNNNNNNNNNNNNNNNNNNNNNNNNNNNNNNNNNNNNNNNNNNNNNNNNNNNNNNNNNNNNNNNNNNNNNNNNNNNNNNNNNNNNNNNNNNNNNNNNNNNNNNNNNNNNNNNNNNNNNNNNNNNNNNNNNNNNNNNNNNNNNNNNNNNNNNNNNNNNNNNNNNNNNNNNNNNNNNNNNNNNNNNNNNNNNNNNNNNNNNNNNNNNNNNNNNNNNNNNNNNNNNNNNNNNNNNNNNNNNNNNNNNNNNNNNNNNNNNNNNNNNNNNNNNNNNNNNNNNNNNNNNNNNNNNNNNNNNNNNNNNNNNNNNNNNNNNNNNNNNNNNNNNNNNNNNNNNNNNNNNNNNNNNNNNNNNNNNNNNNNNNNNNNNNNNNNNNNNNNNNNNNNNNNNNNNNNNNNNNNNNNNNNNNNNNNNNNNNNNNNNNNNNNNNNNNNNNNNNNNNNNNNNNNNNNNNNNNNNNNNNNNNNNNNNNNNNNNNNNNNNNNNNNNNNNNNNNNNNNNNNNNNNNNNNNNNNNNNNNNNNNNNNNNNNNNNNNNNNNNNNNNNNNNNNNNNNNNNNNNNNNNNNNNNNNNNNNNNNNNNNNNNNNNNNNNNNNNNNNNNNNNNNNNNNNNNNNNNNNNNNNNNNNNNNNNNNNNNNNNNNNNNNNNNNNNNNNNNNNNNNNNNNNNNNNNNNNNNNNNNNNNNNNNNNNNNNNNNNNNNNNNNNNNNNNNNNNNNNNNNNNNNNNNNNNNNNNNNNNNNNNNNNNNNNNNNNNNNNNNNNNNNNNNNNNNNNNNNNNNNNNNNNNNNNNNNNNNNNNNNNNNNNNNNNNNNNNNNNNNNNNNNNNNNNNNNNNNNNNNNNNNNNNNNNNNNNNNNNNNNNNNNNNNNNNNNNNNNNNNNNNNNNNNNNNNNNNNNNNNNNNNNNNNNNNNNNNNNNNNNNNNNNNNNNNNNNNNNNNNNNNNNNNNNNNNNNNNNNNNNNNNNNNNNNNNNNNNNNNNNNNNNNNNNNNNNNNNNNNNNNNNNNNNNNNNNNNNNNNNNNNNNNNNNNNNNNNNNNNNNNNNNNNNNNNNNNNNNNNNNNNNNNNNNNNNNNNNNNNNNNNNNNNNNNNNNNNNNNNNNNNNNNNNNNNNNNNNNNNNNNNNNNNNNNNNNNNNNNNNNNNNNNNNNNNNNNNNNNNNNNNNNNNNNNNNNNNNNNNNNNNNNNNNNNNNNNNNNNNNNNNNNNNNNNNNNNNNNNNNNNNNNNNNNNNNNNNNNNNNNNNNNNNNNNNNNNNNNNNNNNNNNNNNNNNNNNNNNNNNNNNNNNNNNNNNNNNNNNNNACAAAAGATGTTTAAAACATAGGTTTTTCCAAGTGCAAAACGTCCAAAATAAATTGCAAAAAGGTCCTTCCTTAAGAAATCATGATTTTCGGCAGTAAAATAACGCGGAGCGACTTGCATGTGTCGCTCCGGAAAGTCGCTCCAGGGCCGATTTTTGGTGTCTTCGGGCGAGAGGTCCCGAGCGACTTTGGTGTATCGCTCCTACGGGTCGCTCTGGATCGGGAGCGACCTTGGTAGGTCGCTGTGAGAGGTCGCTCCAGGGTCATCTAAGACTGATCGGAGTAACGAGAACGCGAGCGACTTCATGGCGTCGCTTTAAGAAGGTCGCTCTGAGAAGTGGGACACAGTGACTTCGTGATGTCGCTCCGGGAGGTCGCTCCCATGCTCGGTTCGTCCAATGGTCACCTTTTCACCTCTTTTGAGCTCCAAATGCACTCGAATGTCTCCAATAACCTCATGTGGTACTCCAATACCTAATAGAGACTCATGTATGCAAAATGCAACCTAAACATGGCTAAATCCTAGTCTATATGATCAAAATGCACATGGACGAATGGATAAGATAATGGAAATATGCAAGATATCACTTTTGTCTGGCGAGAATCAATTCGTTAACTTGTCATAATATTCGAGCAACCTTATATATACAAATATACATACATGTATACCATATATATTCTCACAACTTTACGTGATTTATGAACTCTAAAATGTGCAACGGCATACATACATAAAAGTTTATTATTATAGTTTGTGACACCCGTCACCTTCTATCTGGAGAACAGCGTGCCAGCAACAGTATCTCATAACACAATAGTCCATATACACGACTCCACTCACCCTAAGCCCAAATAAAATCCAAATAAAATGCCCAGTAGCACCAATTCCGTCCAAATATCATATACTCGTCAGTGTCACCTGAAAGGGGGCAAATGAGGGGTGAGTAACGGGGAAGTCACTCAGTGAGATATGGGATATTAAACCCGAAGTCCATGGACCCGGACAGAGCACTCCAAATAAATATAATTTAATCCTAACACGTTTCAAACACGGTACCTAAAGTACCCAGAGATCAAAAAATGGTCCTAGCGAGGTGCACACTCGCTGCCCACTAACAGACCAAAAACACCACCGAATATGTGCTTGG
The DNA window shown above is from Brassica oleracea var. oleracea cultivar TO1000 chromosome C3, BOL, whole genome shotgun sequence and carries:
- the LOC106329349 gene encoding probable membrane-associated kinase regulator 6 — translated: MEANQQDASMALVPIESFSYSWLVNFPSLEASIDDYHQTYEDSSSSSFIEMDPRLPPSRRFFINKAHESSFKFDTYVSFADDDHSLVHADEIFRDGYVMPYLSKATSVTTEKDYEPLDTKTEKKKMETRDIQSKSPCRKLRRVSKCVLLRYLDFLTPLCKRLRRCRSAGSSGGTGFDARITTLSRSRVYSEETTSSPRVSVADDCYWRRSCDSESSIYEAVLHCKKSFEK